A single genomic interval of Corylus avellana chromosome ca10, CavTom2PMs-1.0 harbors:
- the LOC132164676 gene encoding spermidine coumaroyl-CoA acyltransferase-like codes for MENHHNTPLLLDRKDVVLVKPSKPTPSGVLSLSSMDNSPTLECLCQTVHVFRSKVDTSSSMSGQADPACVIKGALSQALVYYYPLAGKLNKCSDGKLQINCTADGVPFLEATANNSQLSSLHYLDGIDVEVAKQFVFDFPSEDDSGYHPLLLQVTKFSCGGFTIGMSLSHSVCDGSGAAQFFRALAELASGKSEPSVKPVWARERLMGRAPASEPLQFPSLAISPYLPTTDILHACFYVSSESIKTLKTSLIEEHCGTNESFTTVEVLGAYVWRSRFRALKLNPDQKTLFSMAVGIRNRLNSPPLPDGYYGNAFVSATVVLMGGELNEEPLSKVAKLIKESKKVASDKEHIMNSLGIFEKFREHNIKIEASGGSMVLTDWRQLGFLQEEEVAVGAINVNFVAVPVNLFGHVDLCLFLPPSKVDDLSRKGGVRVLVSLPRAAMAKFEEEMDALCKLGDDGSLCKL; via the exons ATGGAAAACCACCATAATACACCCTTATTACTTGATAGGAAGGATGTTGTGCTTGTAAAACCCTCGAAACCCACACCTTCAggtgttctttctctttctagcATGGACAACAGCCCCACCCTTGAGTGTCTTTGCCAAACAGTTCATGTGTTCCGATCGAAAGTTGACACATCAAGTAGCATGAGCGGGCAAGCAGATCCAGCATGCGTGATCAAAGGAGCCCTCTCCCAGGCTCTGGTTTATTACTATCCTCTGGCTGGCAAACTAAATAAATGCAGTGATGGAAAACTTCAAATAAATTGCACTGCAGATGGAGTGCCATTCTTAGAGGCGACTGCCAATAATTCCCAACTCTCTTCTCTCCATTATCTAGATGGGATTGATGTTGAAGTAGCCAAACAGTTTGTCTTCGACTTTCCATCCGAAGATGACTCAG GTTATCACCCTCTGCTCTTGCAAGTGACCAAATTTTCATGTGGGGGTTTCACAATTGGGATGAGCTTATCACACTCTGTATGTGACGGGTCTGGAGCGGCGCAGTTCTTCCGAGCCCTGGCTGAGCTTGCAAGCGGAAAGAGCGAGCCCTCGGTGAAGCCTGTGTGGGCGAGGGAGAGGCTGATGGGAAGAGCACCTGCAAGCGAGCCTCTCCAGTTTCCTTCTTTAGCAATTTCACCATATTTGCCAACGACAGACATCctgcatgcatgcttttacgTAAGCAGTGAAAGTATAAAGACACTGAAAACGAGTTTGATTGAGGAACATTGTGGGACTAATGAAAGTTTCACAACTGTCGAGGTTCTTGGTGCCTATGTATGGAGATCAAGGTTTAGAGCTCTGAAATTAAACCCAGATCAGAAAACTCTTTTCAGCATGGCTGTGGGGATAAGGAACCGATTGAATTCACCGCCTTTGCCAGATGGGTATTATGGGAATGCTTTTGTGTCCGCAACTGTTGTGTTAATGGGAGGGGAACTTAATGAAGAACCACTCTCGAAGGTGGCGAAGCTTataaaagaaagcaagaaagtTGCTTCCGACAAGGAACACATAATGAACTCATTAGgcatttttgagaaattcagaGAGCacaatataaaaattgaagctaGTGGTGGATCCATGGTTTTGACAGATTGGAGGCAGCTGGGTTTCTTGCAGGAGGAAGAAGTAGCTGTCGGAGCCATTAATGTGAACTTTGTCGCCGTGCCGGTGAACCTATTTGGGCACGTGGATTTGTGTCTGTTCTTGCCTCCTAGCAAGGTGGATGATCTGTCGAGGAAAGGTGGGGTTAGGGTACTTGTTTCCCTTCCTAGAGCTGCCATGGCCAAGTTCGAAGAAGAGATGGATGCTCTGTGCAAGCTTGGCGATGATGGCTCTCTCTGCAAGCTCTAA
- the LOC132164609 gene encoding spermidine coumaroyl-CoA acyltransferase-like, translated as MENHHNTPLLLDRKDVVLVKPSKPTPSGVLSLSSIDNSPTHECLCQTVHVFRSKVDTSSSMSGQADPACVIKEALSQALVYYYPLAGKLNKCSDGKLQINCTADGVPFLEATANNSQLSSLHYLDGIDVEVDKQFVFNFPSKDDSGYHPLLLQVTKFSCGGFTIGMSLSHSVCDGSGAAQFFRALAELASGKSEPSVKPVWARERLMGRAPASEPLQFPSLAISPYLPTTDILHACFYVSSESIKTLKTSLIEEHCGTNESFTTVEVLGAYVWRSRFRALKLNPDQKTLFSMAVGIRNRLNSPPLPGGYYGNAFVSATVVLMGGELNEEPLSKVAKLIKESKKVASDREYIMNSLGIFEKFREHNIKIEASGGSMVLTDWRQLGFLLEEEVAVGAINVNFVPQPVNLFANVELCLFLPPSKVDDPSRKGGVRVLVSLPRAAMAKFEEEMDALCKLGDDGSLCKL; from the exons ATGGAAAACCACCATAATACACCCTTATTACTTGATAGGAAGGATGTTGTGCTTGTAAAACCCTCAAAACCCACACCTTCAggtgttctttctctttctagcATAGACAACAGCCCCACCCATGAGTGTCTTTGCCAAACAGTTCATGTGTTCCGATCAAAAGTTGACACATCAAGTAGCATGAGCGGGCAGGCAGATCCAGCATGCGTGATCAAAGAAGCCCTCTCCCAGGCTCTGGTTTATTACTATCCTCTGGCTGGCAAGCTAAATAAATGCAGTGATGGAAAACTTCAAATAAATTGCACTGCAGATGGAGTGCCATTCTTAGAGGCAACTGCCAATAATTCCCAACTCTCTTCCCTCCATTATCTAGATGGGATTGATGTTGAAGTAGACAAACAGTTTGTCTTCAACTTCCCATCCAAAGATGACTCAG GTTATCACCCTCTGCTCTTGCAAGTGACCAAATTTTCATGTGGGGGTTTCACAATTGGGATGAGCTTATCACACTCTGTATGTGACGGGTCTGGAGCGGCGCAGTTCTTCCGAGCCCTGGCTGAGCTTGCAAGCGGAAAGAGCGAGCCCTCGGTGAAGCCTGTGTGGGCGAGGGAGAGGCTGATGGGAAGAGCACCTGCAAGCGAGCCTCTCCAGTTTCCTTCTTTAGCAATTTCACCATATTTGCCAACGACAGACATCctgcatgcatgcttttacgTAAGCAGTGAAAGTATAAAGACACTGAAAACGAGTTTGATTGAGGAACATTGTGGGACTAATGAAAGTTTCACAACTGTCGAGGTTCTTGGTGCCTATGTATGGAGATCAAGGTTTAGAGCTCTGAAATTAAACCCAGATCAGAAAACTCTTTTCAGCATGGCTGTGGGGATAAGGAACCGATTGAATTCACCGCCTTTGCCAGGTGGGTATTATGGGAATGCTTTTGTGTCCGCAACTGTTGTGTTAATGGGAGGGGAACTTAATGAAGAACCACTCTCGAAGGTGGCGAAGCTTataaaagaaagcaagaaagtTGCTTCCGACAGGGAATACATAATGAACTCATTAGgcatttttgagaaattcagaGAGCacaatataaaaattgaagctaGTGGTGGATCCATGGTTTTGACAGATTGGAGGCAACTGGGTTTCTTGCTGGAGGAAGAAGTAGCTGTCGGAGCCATTAATGTGAACTTTGTCCCCCAGCCCGTGAACCTATTTGCAAACGTGGAATTGTGTCTGTTCTTGCCTCCTAGCAAGGTGGATGATCCGTCGAGGAAAGGTGGGGTTAGGGTACTTGTTTCCCTTCCTAGAGCTGCCATGGCCAAGTTCGAAGAAGAGATGGATGCTCTGTGCAAGCTTGGCGATGATGGCTCTCTCTGCAAGCTCTAA